One region of Diabrotica undecimpunctata isolate CICGRU chromosome 6, icDiaUnde3, whole genome shotgun sequence genomic DNA includes:
- the LOC140444454 gene encoding uncharacterized protein, whose amino-acid sequence MHFITQRAPHFGGLWESNIKSVKHHMKRVVGKAILTYEEFSTVLYQIEACLNSRPLYPLSNDPNDPNPLTPAHLLIGSSLTSIPQENLIDMNENRLSRFQRVQQLLQHFWTRWSKEYISHLQQRVKWKENCQQLIKPGRMVLVKDDGLPPLKWQLGRILKTYTGSDNIVRSVIIKTNTGDIKRPVVKICVLPNQEQ is encoded by the coding sequence ATGCACTTCATTACCCAACGCGCTCCCCACTTTGGTGGGTTATGGGAGTCAAATATTAAATCAGTTAAGCACCACATGAAACGTGTAGTAGGTAAAGCAAtcctaacatatgaagaattttcTACAGTTTTATATCAAATAGAGGCTTGCCTCAACTCCAGACCACTCTATCCTCTTTCTAATGATCCAAATGACCCTAATCCTCTTACTCCTGCACACTTGTTAATCGGATCTTCATTGACGAGTATACCACAAGAAAACTTAATCGACATGAATGAAAATCGTCTTTCAAGATTTCAAAGGGTGCAACAGTTATTGCAGCACTTTTGGACAAGATGGTCCAAAGAATACATATCCCACCTTCAGCAGCGGGTCAAGTGGAAGGAGAATTGCCAACAGCTGATCAAGCCTGGACGCATGGTTCTTGTTAAGGATGATGGACTTCCTCCCTTAAAGTGGCAGTTAGGTAGAATTTTGAAAACTTACACCGGTAGTGACAATATTGTGCGGTCGgttataataaaaacaaacacTGGTGACATTAAACGACCGGTTGTGAAAATTTGTGTTCTACCAAACCAAGAGCAATAA
- the LOC140444455 gene encoding uncharacterized protein: MSDQNKIKRIAAKGALTRFTTYFRNIEHNETIDLVDLENRLSKAEELLEVFNEAQLLIETNDPDCEINYDTIYAIERQSFEDKYFKIISDTKKLMSSRQPTVSSDSRSDIGSITASPTNTSNIKLPSLNLPTFDGTFDQWLFFRDSFNSIINDNTSLSNVQKFHYLRLSLRGIAADTIKSLQVCDANYDIAWALLIERFENKQLLVNNHIKAIFNLPFITKESNQCLRQLLDNTQKHLRALEVLQRPTQYWDDLIIYLLTTKFDNSTRRRWESQNCTGNIPILDDLLKFLKERCRILESLDNYNDNKQDRNPTRYKHNKTDTRSFVSSTENRLKCIFCNKEHKIYYCPDFLKLNPTNRLNNAKRLRLCINCLGTGHPTKDCRSAGCRKCGKIHHTMLHFENSQSNSLITENNSLPQTSLSSNIPNPSIQSNESSSTSTFSSTHHISSTIYTPVQTYILLLTAVVNVFDKFGNLHKCRVLLDNGSQSNFVSEKLCNILQLSKEKINTSISGVIQLTHNINFRITLTFKSHSNNFSRKISCLVLPKITGNLPYTHVNRSQLNIPTNLLLADQNFEKPGPVDLLIGADTFWDILSVGQIKLGPGLPIIQKTTLGWIISGPIPTKIQHHSPQNCYFSSPSQLDVQLTKFWELEECPKTKFVSEEDTYCENHFKQHISRHCDGRFITTLPLKESPSILGDSKTSAKTRFLNLERKLENNIQLKSEYHNFILEYIKLGHMSLTRDADDNSGFFLPHHCVFKELSTSTKLRVVFDGSAKTTTGYSLNDIMSLHEIAYRHISEHPKVASIILHDFYVDDLLTGCDTSEKLREIKETISDLLSSYGFPLRKWTTNDSSLQIHSDPEFLSIGSDEHNKTLGLLWNPSSDSLQYSINLSTTNSKVSKRQILSCTAQIFDPLGLLSSVIVTSKIILKELWKLKISWDESVPESIYTLWTKYYFELTKLNTLKIPRHVLSSNPVSVQLHGFLDASKAAYGACIYICCTDTFGNYTSNLYCAKTRVSPMKLLTIPRLELCGASLLSELVEKVTLSSSVCFKNITNWTDSKIVISWINTSPHLLKTFIANRVAQIQKLTNLELWKYVKTYDNPADLLSRGINPSSLINSNLWFHGPPWLTLPEEEWPQYTKHQEVCITSELPELHIYELQFPLSTLELNTSLLTLIKFVQRQSFPYDYDALSNSNQIDRRSKLLGLNPFFDTTTKLIRVGGRLHHSSFDFNKKHPIVLPSKHHLTILIARHEHLKLLHIGPQALLASLRENYWPISGRNLVRKIVRDCVRCFRFNNKPEQYLMGNLPESRITPSRPFTVSGVDYAGPVLLRDRKGRITKLLKLTLLSSSASPARLYI; this comes from the exons ATGTCTGATCAAAACAAAATTAAGAGAATAGCCGCTAAAGGTGCTCTTACTCGCTTTACAACATACTTTAGAAACATAGAACATAATGAAACTATCGACCTCGTAGACTTGGAAAATCGGTTATCCAAAGCCGAAGAGCTTTTAGAGGTTTTTAATGAGGCTCAACTGCTTATTGAAACTAATGACCCTGACTGTGAGATAAACTATGATACAATATATGCTATTGAAAGACAGTCTTTTGaagacaaatattttaaaataatatctgacACTAAAAAACTTATGTCATCTAGACAACCTACTGTTTCGTCTGATTCACGCAGTGACATTGGTTCAATAACAGCTAGTCCTACAAATACAAGCAACATTAAATTACCTTCATTAAATTTACCTACATTTGATGGAACGTTTGATCAATGGCTTTTCTTTCGCGACAGTTTTAATTCCATTATTAATGATAATACTTCACTTTCAAATGTTCAAAAGTTTCATTACTTACGTCTTTCTTTACGCGGTATAGCTGCCGACACTATTAAATCTTTACAAGTCTGTGATGCTAATTATGATATTGCTTGGGCTTTACTAATTGAAAGATTCGAAAACAAACAATTACTTGTAAATAATCATATTAAAGCCATTTTTAATTTACCGTTTATTACAAAAGAATCAAATCAATGTCTCAGACAACTTCTAGACAATACTCAAAAACATTTACGCGCTTTAGAAGTTTTGCAACGCCCTACACAATACTGGGATGATTTGATTATTTACTTATTGACAACAAAATTTGATAACTCAACAAGACGGCGTTGGGAATCACAAAATTGTACAGGCAACATACCAATTTTAGACGacttattaaagtttttaaaagaaCGATGTCGTATTTTAGAATCATTAGACAACTATAATGACAATAAACAAGACCGAAATCCAACACGTTATAAACATAACAAGACTGACACGAGATCTTTTGTCTCTAGCACAGAAAACaggttaaaatgtattttttgcaATAAAGAACACAAAATATATTATTGTCCTGACTTTTTAAAACTAAATCCTACTAATAGgttaaacaatgcaaaacgtTTACGTTTATGCATTAATTGCCTTGGCACAGGCCATCCTACTAAGGATTGTCGTTCTGCTGGTTGCAGAAAATGTGGAAAGATCCACCACACTATGTTACACTTTGAAAATTCACAATCAAATTCTCTCATCACAGAAAATAACTCTTTGCCTCAAACTTCATTATCTTCCAATATTCCAAACCCTAGTATACAGTCTAATGAATCTTCTTCTACCTCGACCTTTTCTTCAACTCATCATATCAGTTCAACTATCTACACTCCTGTTCAAACGTATATTTTACTTTTAACTGCCGTAGTCAACGTATTTGACAAGTTTGGCAACTTACATAAATGTAGAGTGCTATTAGACAACGGAAGTCAATCTAATTTTGTATCTGAGAAACTTTGTAATATTTTACAACTTTCAAAGGAAAAAATTAACACTTCTATCTCAGGAGTTATTCAATTAACTCACAATATTAATTTCCGGATTACACTAACATTTAAATCACATAGTAACAATTTTTCGAGAAAGATATCCTGTCTAGTTTTGCCTAAAATAACAGGGAACTTGCCCTATACACACGTCAATCGTTCTCAGCTCAATATTCCAACAAATTTACTTCTAGCTGACCAGAATTTTGAAAAACCTGGTCCAGTAGACCTTCTTATTGGTGCTGACACATTCTGGGATATTTTAAGCGTAGGACAAATTAAACTTGGTCCTGGGTTACCCATCATTCAAAAAACCACTCTTGGTTGGATAATCTCTGGCCCCATTCCAACAAAGATTCAACATCACTCCCCacaaaattgttatttttcttcCCCAAGTCAATTAGATGTACAGCTTACAAAGTTTTGGGAACTAGAGGAATGTCCTAAAACCAAGTTTGTTTCCGAAGAAGACACCTATTGTGAAAATCACTTTAAGCAACACATTTCTCGCCATTGTGATGGTCGTTTTATCACTACTCTTCCTCTAAAGGAATCTCCATCAATCTTAGGGGATTCTAAAACTTCTGCTAAAACACGTTTTCTAAACTTAGAGAGAAAACTTGAAAACAACATTCAATTAAAATCAGAATATCATAACTTCATACTTGAGTACATTAAACTTGGCCACATGTCCCTAACACGGGACGCTGACGATAATTCTGGATTCTTCTTACCTCATCATTGTGTTTTCAAGGAATTATCAACCAGCACAAAATTAAGAGTTGTATTTGACGGTAGTGCAAAAACTACCACAGGCTACTCATTAAATGACATTAT GTCTCTTCATGAAATTGCCTACCGACATATCTCCGAACACCCAAAGGTTGCTTCTATCATTTTACATGACTTTTATGTAGATGACTTACTAACTGGCTGCGATACATCTGAAAAACTCAGAGAAATCAAGGAAACCATTTCAGACTTATTATCTTCTTACGGTTTTCCTCTAAGAAAATGGACTACTAATGATTCGTCTTTACAAATTCATTCTGATCCTGAATTCCTCTCTATTGGTTCTGACGAACACAACAAAACACTAGGTTTACTCTGGAATCCGTCTTCTGATTCTCTACAATATTCTATAAATCTCTCCACAACAAATTCAAAGGTTAGCAAAAGACAAATTTTGTCTTGTACAGCACAAATATTTGATCCTTTAGGGCTACTTTCATCAGTAAtagttacatccaaaattattctTAAAGAGCTCTGGAAGCTCAAGATAAGTTGGGATGAGTCTGTTCCTGAAAGTATTTACACACTTTGGACGAAATACTACTTCGAGCTCACAAAattaaatactttaaaaataCCTAGACATGTACTTTCTTCTAACCCTGTCTCTGTTCAACTTCATGGGTTTTTAGATGCTTCGAAGGCAGCTTACGGTGCATGCATTTACATATGCTGCACGGATACATTTGGAAATTACACTTCAAATCTTTATTGTGCCAAAACTCGAGTGTCTCCTATGAAATTATTAACTATCCCAAGACTCGAACTCTGTGGGGCATCACTACTTTCTGAACTTGTTGAAAAGGTCACTTTATCTTCAAGCGTTTGCTTCAAAAATATCACGAACTGGACTGATTCTAAAATTGTTATCTCATGGATAAACACCTCTCCCCATTTACTTAAAACTTTCATTGCGAATCGAGTAGCACAAATACAGAAGCTGACTAATCTCGAACTTTGGAAGTATGTTAAAACTTATGACAATCCAGCAGATCTCTTGTCACGAGGTATAAATCCTTCATCACTCATTAATTCCAACTTATGGTTTCATGGCCCTCCTTGGCTCACTTTACCCGAAGAAGAATGGCCTCAATATACAAAACATCAAGAAGTTTGTATAACTTCCGAACTACCTGAACTAC ACATCTACGAATTACAGTTCCCCCTGTCAACACTCGAACTCAATACTTCTCTTTTAACATTAATTAAGTTTGTACAACGTCAATCATTTCCATATGATTATGATGCACTTTCTAATTCCAATCAAATTGACAGAAGAAGTAAACTTCTTGGCCTTAACCCATTCTTTGATACTACAACAAAACTAATACGTGTTGGGGGTCGTTTACACCATTCTTCATttgattttaacaaaaaacaccCCATAGTGCTACCCTCAAAACATCATCTCACGATACTCATTGCTCGCCACGAGCACTTGAAACTTTTACATATTGGTCCTCAAGCACTTCTTGCTTCCTTACGAGAGAATTACTGGCCAATATCAGGGCGCAATTTGGTACGAAAAATTGTTCGTGATTGTGTCCGATGTTTTAGATTTAACAATAAACCCGAACAGTATCTCATGGGCAATCTTCCGGAGTCAAGAATCACACCCTCACGGCCTTTCACGGTTTCTGGAGTCGATTATGCTGGTCCCGTTCTCTTACGAGATAGAAAGGGTCGTATTACAAAACTTCTAAAGCTTACATTGCTCTCTTCATCTGCTTCGCCAGCAAGGCTGTACATTTAG